A window of Gadus chalcogrammus isolate NIFS_2021 chromosome 16, NIFS_Gcha_1.0, whole genome shotgun sequence contains these coding sequences:
- the LOC130406278 gene encoding carotenoid-cleaving dioxygenase, mitochondrial-like codes for MASIHRPHIKKPASNNSSGSMASPCRFTDVHGLPSIENLVRSAEHTPEVISTRVTGTIPDWITGNFLRNGPGKFEYGNQTFNHWFDGMALLHQFKIAKGRVTYRSRFLSSDCYQANNENDRIMVSEFGTVALPDPCKNFFQRFLSRFELPKATDNASVSFVTYKGDYYVSTETTFMHKVDPETLETTGKVDWSKFIAVNGATAHPHNDPDGTTYNMGNSYTPKGAFYNIIRVPPTKSSPEETLEGATVVCSIPSTDKTKPSYYHSFAMSKNYVVFIEQPIKINLLKVVTGKLTGKGISDSVYWEPKLDTIFHLIDKKTGKLSSVKYHTKAMSTFHQINAFEENGFLLMDMCVSDDGQAINNYMVQNLRKSGEALDEVYNTMCRVFPRRFVLPLNVGTDTPCGTDLNKETDSTATAIKISNNKVFCTHEDLHGEDLHFYGGLEFPQINYAKYNTRPYRYFYGCGFRHLVGDTLIKMDIHSKQMKVWERPGLYPSEPVFVPSPDATEEDDGVVMAVVITPNKDKSTFLLVLDAKTFKELGRAEVPVNIPYGFHGTFNATA; via the exons ATGGCTTCCATCCATCGACCGCACATCAAGAAACCAG CATCAAACAATAGTTCCGGGTCCATGGCCAGCCCCTGCCGTTTCACAGACGTGCACGGCCTGCCCAGCATTGAGAACCTCGTGAGGTCAGCGGAGCACACCCCGGAGGTCATCAGCACCCGGGTCACCGGCACCATCCCGGACTGGATCACGGGCAACTTCCTCAGAAACGGCCCGGGGAAGTTTGAGTATGGAAATCAGAC GTTCAACCACTGGTTCGATGGCATGGCTCTTCTGCACCAGTTCAAAATAGCCAAAGGCAGGGTGACCTACAGGAGCCGTTTCCTGTCCAGTGACTGCTACCAGGCCAACAACGAGAACGACCGCATCATGGTGTCCGAGTTCGGAACCGTCGCCCTGCCAGACCCTTGTAAAAACTTCTTCCAACGCTTTCTGTCCAGATTCGAGCTGCCAA AGGCCACTGATAACGCCAGTGTTAGCTTCGTCACCTATAAGGGGGACTACTATGTGAGCACGGAGACCACCTTCATGCACAAAGTGGATCCTGAGACCCTGGAGACCACCGGAAAG GTGGACTGGAGCAAATTCATTGCAGTCAATGGAGCCACAGCCCACCCACACAATGACCCGGATGGCACCACCTACAACATGGGAAATTCCTACACACCAAAAG GGGCCTTCTACAACATCATCCGTGTGCCACCTACAAAGTCCTCCCCAGAGGAGACGCTGGAGGGGGCCACTGTAGTCTGTTCCATTCCCTCCACAGACAAGACAAAACCCTCCTACTACCACAGCTTTG CCATGTCGAAGAATTACGTGGTGTTCATCGAACAGCCCATCAAGATCAACCTGCTGAAGGTTGTGACCGGCAAACTTACTGGGAAGGGCATCAGTGACAGTGTCTACTGGGAACCCAAACTTGACACCATCTTTCACCTGATAGACAAAAAGACAGGCAAG TTGAGTTCGGTGAAGTACCACACCAAGGCAATGTCCACCTTCCACCAAATCAACGCCTTTGAGGAGAATGGCTTCCTGCTCATGGACATGTGTGTATCAGACGATGGCCAGGCCATCAATAACTACATGGTGCAGAACCTGCGCAAGTCCGGAGAAGCCCTTGATGAG GTGTACAACACCATGTGCAGGGTGTTTCCGAGGCGCTTCGTCCTTCCCCTTAACGTGGGCACTGATACACCATGTGGCACCGACCTGAACAAGGAGACGGACAGCACGGCCACAGCCATCAAGATCTCCAACAATAAA GTTTTCTGTACCCATGAGGACCTCCATGGAGAGGACCTCCACTTTTATGGAGGTCTGGAGTTCCCACAGATTAACTATGCCAAGTACAACACACGGCCCTACCGCTACTTCTATGGCTGTGGCTTCCGACACCTAGTGGGAGACACTCTGATCAAGATGGACATCCACAGCAAACAGATGAAG GTGTGGGAACGGCCAGGTCTGTACCCATCAGAACCGGTCTTCGTACCTTCTCCTGACGCCACAGAGGAAGACGATGGCGTGGTGATGGCTGTGGTCATCACTCCAAACAAG GACAAGAGCACCTTTCTCTTGGTGTTGGACGCCAAGACCTTCAAGGAGTTGGGCAGAGCAGAGGTGCCAGTGAATATTCCCTATGGTTTCCATGGGACGTTCAATGCCACGGCATAG
- the LOC130406279 gene encoding testis-expressed protein 12-like codes for MKGFPMQVNMAPTIASNKGVKSRCPKQKPIEEMEHMAAYQDRSTAEKKATWSKTQMLGLAGVFEAAVAGANREVNMLFSQYAAVLSERAALDASQVRDLEGILNEARQLEAQLQEKKDNLKHTLVLIADKLKG; via the exons ATGAAAGGATTTCCAATGCAAGTTAACATGGCTCCAACAATAGCAAGCAACAAGGGTGTTAAGAGCAGATGCCCTAAACAGAAACCAATCGAAGAG ATGGAGCACATGGCTGCATATCAGGACCGATCAACGGCAGAGAAGAAAGCCACTTGGAGTAAAACACAGATGCTGGGTCTGGCTGGTGTGTTTGAAGCTGCAGTTGCAG GTGCAAATAGAGAGGTCAACATGCTGTTTTCGCAATATGCTGCTGTTTTAAG TGAGAGAGCAGCGCTAGACGCCTCTCAGGTCAGGGACCTGGAGGGCATTCTGAATGAGGCCAGGCAGCTTGAGGCTCAGCTACAGGAGAAGAAGGACAACCTGAAGCATACTCTAGTCCTTATTGCTGATAAACTCAAGGGGTGA